A part of Bacillus thuringiensis genomic DNA contains:
- a CDS encoding mechanosensitive ion channel family protein, whose protein sequence is MSVLTYTEEFFNYVREFLLLRFLLFALVLIIISFVINRIIDWFFRKSSFFDEEVEQTIQSVIRSIFRYIIIISLIIYLISQFVDIKSIIAGAGIAGVVIGFAAQQMLKDVILGFARLADKEFRVGDFVTFNGTNSGTIEEISIRFMQIREWSGKLLTIPHGEIRTIQNFNKGWMRVIERITVSYQEDPTRVKELLEEVCVNCNEKLAPSLYKVDDEAVEPFKYVGVTDLNPNLKYVGYEFCMTGLIKPEDYFETSRQVRFELMSMFHKNQVQMPAANMFVTTESLHNHGGQSLSDS, encoded by the coding sequence ATGAGTGTATTAACGTATACTGAAGAATTTTTTAATTATGTAAGAGAGTTTTTACTTTTAAGATTTTTACTATTTGCTTTAGTTCTAATCATTATCTCATTTGTAATCAACCGTATTATTGATTGGTTTTTTAGGAAATCAAGCTTTTTTGATGAAGAGGTAGAGCAAACGATTCAAAGTGTGATTCGATCTATTTTTAGATACATCATTATCATCAGTCTAATCATATATTTAATTAGCCAATTTGTAGATATAAAAAGTATCATTGCAGGTGCAGGGATAGCGGGGGTTGTTATCGGTTTTGCTGCACAACAGATGCTGAAAGATGTTATATTAGGCTTTGCGAGATTAGCGGACAAAGAGTTTCGTGTTGGCGATTTTGTTACTTTTAACGGAACAAACTCAGGAACGATTGAGGAAATTAGTATTCGTTTTATGCAAATTCGTGAATGGTCAGGAAAACTCCTTACCATACCGCATGGAGAGATTAGAACGATACAAAATTTTAATAAAGGCTGGATGCGAGTAATTGAACGGATTACGGTAAGTTATCAGGAAGATCCTACAAGAGTAAAGGAATTGTTAGAAGAGGTTTGTGTGAATTGTAATGAAAAATTGGCTCCAAGTCTTTATAAAGTAGATGATGAAGCTGTTGAACCATTTAAATATGTTGGTGTTACAGATTTAAACCCGAACCTGAAATACGTTGGATATGAATTTTGTATGACAGGTTTAATAAAGCCAGAAGATTATTTTGAAACTTCTAGACAAGTAAGATTTGAATTAATGTCTATGTTCCATAAGAATCAAGTACAAATGCCAGCAGCCAATATGTTCGTTACTACTGAAAGTTTACATAACCATGGTGGACAATCTTTATCGGACAGCTAA
- the casR gene encoding two-component system response regulator CasR, with protein MKIKLLLVEDHHIVRRGLVFFLKTREEFEIVGEAENGEEALTFVQTKRPDVVLMDLSMPKMDGIEATKRIKQYDETIKILILSSFSEQDYVLPALEAGADGYQLKEVQPEQLVASIIAVHEGNANFHPKVTPALLGRSAVKKEKENPFSMLTKREQEVLREIAKGRSNKEIAAELHITEQTVKTHVSNVLAKLEVDDRTQAALYAVKHEKK; from the coding sequence TTGAAGATTAAATTACTTTTAGTTGAGGATCATCATATCGTCCGAAGAGGACTTGTATTCTTTTTGAAAACGAGAGAAGAATTTGAAATTGTTGGGGAAGCAGAAAATGGTGAAGAGGCATTAACATTCGTCCAAACAAAAAGACCAGATGTAGTATTAATGGATCTATCCATGCCGAAGATGGATGGTATTGAAGCAACAAAACGGATAAAACAATATGATGAGACAATAAAGATACTTATATTAAGCAGTTTTTCAGAGCAAGATTATGTTTTACCAGCACTAGAAGCTGGAGCAGATGGTTATCAATTAAAAGAAGTACAACCTGAGCAACTTGTAGCTTCTATCATTGCAGTACATGAAGGAAATGCGAATTTTCACCCGAAAGTAACACCAGCACTCTTAGGACGGTCAGCAGTTAAAAAAGAAAAAGAAAACCCTTTTTCTATGTTAACGAAAAGAGAGCAAGAAGTACTTCGTGAAATTGCGAAAGGGAGAAGCAATAAGGAAATTGCAGCAGAGCTTCATATTACAGAACAAACTGTAAAAACACATGTTTCAAATGTTTTAGCTAAGTTGGAAGTAGATGATCGTACGCAAGCTGCATTATATGCGGTGAAACATGAGAAGAAGTAA
- a CDS encoding GNAT family N-acetyltransferase yields the protein MITFEKVNVENENVVNEMFRSHSLSENQVQYCVKVDDTYIGVIDYRVQEESAVLSQLIIHFDYQSYGYGTNTYFTFETMMKERNVKEIKVIQTELTEQAKSFIESFGFNEEDGIYVKKI from the coding sequence ATGATTACGTTTGAAAAAGTAAATGTAGAAAATGAAAACGTTGTTAATGAAATGTTTCGCTCACATAGTTTAAGTGAGAATCAGGTACAGTATTGTGTGAAAGTTGATGATACATATATTGGTGTAATAGATTATCGTGTTCAAGAGGAGAGTGCGGTTTTATCTCAGTTAATTATTCACTTTGATTATCAAAGTTATGGTTATGGGACGAATACGTATTTTACATTTGAAACGATGATGAAAGAAAGAAATGTGAAAGAGATAAAAGTAATACAAACGGAATTAACGGAACAAGCTAAATCTTTTATAGAGAGCTTTGGTTTTAATGAAGAAGATGGAATATATGTGAAAAAAATATAA
- the dat gene encoding D-amino-acid transaminase — MKATHKDWILFNGRIVNTKEEQPMIPLEERGFQFGDGIYEVFRLYDGKPHLLDLHLERFFNSMEEIKLIPPFTKEELVEELHQMIEKNQFQEDGNVYLQISRGAQARNHVYESNMQPTYFANIVSFPRPIAAMERGIKVTVEEDIRWKFCHIKSLNLLPNIMIKNKINEQGYQEAILVRDGIVTEGCHSNFFMVKNNKLITHPADNFILHGITRHFVITLAKELHIEVEEREFSLQEVYEADECFFTATPLEIFPVVQIGDEQFGTGERGLITKKLQIAYEESIRLFKVTN, encoded by the coding sequence ATGAAAGCTACTCATAAAGATTGGATTTTGTTTAACGGAAGAATTGTAAACACGAAGGAAGAACAGCCGATGATTCCATTAGAGGAGAGAGGATTTCAATTTGGTGATGGTATATACGAGGTATTCAGACTATATGATGGGAAGCCACATTTATTAGATTTACATTTGGAACGATTCTTTAATTCTATGGAAGAAATAAAACTAATTCCGCCGTTTACAAAGGAGGAGTTAGTGGAAGAGTTACATCAAATGATTGAAAAAAATCAATTTCAAGAAGATGGGAATGTATATTTACAAATATCAAGAGGTGCTCAAGCACGTAATCATGTATATGAGTCTAATATGCAACCAACATATTTTGCAAATATTGTTTCGTTTCCAAGACCAATTGCTGCTATGGAACGAGGAATAAAAGTTACTGTAGAAGAGGATATACGCTGGAAGTTCTGCCATATAAAATCTTTAAACCTGCTACCTAATATTATGATTAAAAATAAAATAAACGAACAAGGCTATCAAGAAGCGATATTAGTACGAGATGGAATTGTAACTGAAGGGTGTCATTCAAATTTCTTTATGGTGAAAAATAATAAATTGATTACACATCCGGCTGACAATTTCATTCTCCACGGCATTACACGTCACTTCGTTATTACATTAGCGAAAGAGTTACATATTGAAGTAGAAGAACGAGAATTTTCACTACAAGAAGTTTATGAGGCTGATGAGTGCTTCTTTACAGCGACACCACTTGAAATATTCCCAGTCGTTCAAATTGGTGATGAACAGTTTGGAACCGGCGAAAGAGGACTAATTACAAAGAAACTTCAAATTGCATATGAAGAAAGTATTCGTTTGTTTAAAGTAACGAATTAA
- a CDS encoding Hsp20/alpha crystallin family protein yields MSEEKKDSSRPPVRNYLKQIDDFFEQTPLRNVIADLNHFFQKGNRLLTFPVDLYEVGEELVVTAELPGIQKEQIQIEIQSEYFKVSVKEEILEEAEEETSHNYYRRERSISEASRLIKLPYSINKKAAKASYRNGVLEIRAPKLPQQHDILSID; encoded by the coding sequence ATGAGTGAAGAAAAAAAAGACTCTTCTCGCCCACCGGTTCGAAATTATTTAAAACAAATTGATGATTTCTTCGAGCAAACACCACTTCGCAATGTAATCGCTGATTTAAATCATTTTTTCCAAAAAGGAAACCGTTTATTAACATTCCCTGTAGATTTATATGAAGTTGGTGAAGAACTCGTTGTTACAGCTGAACTACCAGGTATACAAAAAGAACAAATTCAAATTGAAATACAAAGTGAATACTTTAAGGTCTCTGTAAAAGAAGAGATTCTAGAAGAAGCAGAGGAAGAAACATCTCATAACTATTATCGCCGAGAACGTTCTATTTCAGAAGCATCCAGATTAATTAAATTACCGTACTCAATTAATAAAAAAGCAGCGAAAGCTTCGTATCGAAATGGCGTGTTAGAAATTCGTGCACCAAAACTTCCACAACAGCATGACATTTTATCCATAGACTAA
- a CDS encoding cysteine hydrolase family protein yields MKRALINIDYTYDFVAEKGALTCGKPGQEIEKEIVHITKQYIENGDYVVFAIDKHEENDVYHPESKLFPPHNIAGTNGRGLFGELQDVYETYKNAENVYYMDKTRYSAFAGTDLEMKLRERGIEEVHLVGVCTDICVLHTAVDAYNKGFKIVVYEKAVASFNEQGHEFALGHFKSCLHAEVK; encoded by the coding sequence ATGAAACGAGCTCTTATTAATATTGATTATACATATGATTTTGTAGCTGAAAAAGGTGCTTTAACATGTGGGAAACCAGGACAAGAAATTGAGAAGGAAATTGTACATATAACGAAGCAATATATTGAAAATGGAGATTACGTTGTCTTTGCGATTGATAAACATGAAGAAAACGATGTATATCATCCAGAATCAAAGTTATTCCCGCCTCATAATATAGCAGGTACTAATGGAAGAGGTTTGTTTGGTGAATTACAAGATGTGTACGAAACATATAAAAATGCAGAGAATGTATATTATATGGATAAAACACGATATAGTGCATTTGCAGGAACAGACTTAGAGATGAAGTTAAGAGAAAGAGGAATAGAAGAGGTTCATCTTGTTGGTGTTTGTACTGATATTTGTGTTCTCCACACAGCAGTAGACGCTTATAATAAAGGATTTAAAATTGTAGTTTATGAAAAGGCGGTTGCATCTTTTAATGAGCAAGGACATGAATTTGCACTTGGACATTTTAAGTCATGCTTACATGCAGAAGTAAAGTAA
- a CDS encoding sensor histidine kinase — MHRLEALKAIAELLNEATDLQDMLEKVLHTLLQVMNLQTGWIFFIDESGKHRMLVDQNLPPALTWQEKKPMCEGDCWCVERFVNGRLEKATNIIECKRIEDAIECNWGDTEDVTHHATIPLRSGSEKFGLLNVASPQKTHFSEEELALLESIAFQIGTTIQRIQLVERERKYVVVAERNRLARDLHDSVKQLLFSIMLTAKGTLNMTQDRDLQEMLSYIGELSQEALQEMTLLIWQLRPEGLEKGLAEAIKTYGKLLGIHVEVRIDGMVSIGDEIEEVLWRISQEAIHNCKKHASCEKVNILLKIENNQLYFYIEDNGIGFIQDHVRETALGLKSMKERIQLMRGSFQIKTELKKGTKIEIQLPV, encoded by the coding sequence ATGCATCGTTTAGAAGCATTAAAAGCAATTGCTGAATTATTAAATGAAGCAACAGACTTACAGGACATGTTAGAAAAAGTGTTACATACATTGTTACAAGTTATGAATTTACAAACAGGGTGGATCTTTTTTATTGATGAAAGTGGAAAGCACCGTATGCTTGTAGATCAAAACTTACCGCCAGCTCTTACGTGGCAAGAAAAGAAGCCGATGTGTGAAGGAGACTGCTGGTGTGTAGAGCGTTTTGTGAATGGCAGATTGGAAAAAGCGACAAATATTATTGAATGTAAGCGAATAGAGGATGCGATTGAATGTAATTGGGGAGATACCGAAGATGTTACGCATCATGCGACAATTCCCCTTAGATCTGGATCGGAGAAGTTTGGTCTATTAAATGTCGCCTCTCCTCAAAAAACACATTTTTCAGAGGAAGAATTAGCATTATTAGAATCAATTGCATTTCAAATTGGAACGACAATACAGCGTATTCAGTTAGTGGAAAGAGAGCGTAAATACGTGGTTGTAGCAGAACGAAATCGATTAGCTCGTGATTTACATGATTCAGTAAAACAATTGCTATTTTCTATTATGCTAACAGCAAAAGGTACTCTAAATATGACGCAAGATAGAGACTTGCAAGAGATGTTGAGCTATATTGGAGAATTATCACAGGAAGCATTACAAGAGATGACACTTTTGATTTGGCAATTAAGACCGGAAGGGTTAGAGAAAGGTTTAGCAGAAGCAATTAAAACTTACGGAAAGTTGTTAGGGATTCATGTGGAAGTTCGAATTGATGGAATGGTTTCAATTGGGGATGAAATAGAAGAAGTTTTATGGCGTATTAGTCAAGAAGCAATACATAATTGTAAAAAACATGCTTCATGTGAAAAGGTAAATATTCTTTTGAAAATAGAAAATAACCAGCTATATTTTTACATAGAGGATAACGGAATAGGATTTATACAAGATCACGTAAGAGAGACAGCGCTCGGTTTAAAAAGTATGAAGGAACGTATTCAGTTAATGAGGGGATCATTTCAAATAAAAACGGAGCTGAAAAAGGGTACGAAAATTGAAATTCAATTGCCGGTTTGA
- the asnB gene encoding asparagine synthase (glutamine-hydrolyzing): MCGFVGCLCENPREFSETEKHQFENMNTMIFHRGPDDEGYFRDEHVQFGFRRLSIIDLEAGHQPLTYENDRYVIIFNGEIYNYVELREMLLEKGATFATQSDTEVIIALYAHMKEKCVDYLRGMFAFMIWDREEKKLFGARDHFGIKPLYVAQQGDTTFFASEKKSIMHVMEDKGVNPTSLQHYFTYQYGPEPETLTIDVNKIEPGHYFVKEIGKEMEIHRYWKPYFNASSATKEEHIQAIRDVLYDSVKVHMRSDVPVGSFLSGGIDSSIIASIAREMNPNLLTFSIGFEQRGFSEVDVAKETAEKLGVKNHNVFISAKEFMDEFPKIIWHMDDPLADPAAVPLYFVAKEARKHVTVVLSGEGADELFGGYNIYREPNSLKMFSYIPSPGKSVLKALSGALKEGFKGKSFLERGCTPIEERYYGNAKIFREEEKVELMKYYNESVNYMDITKPLYNEIKDYDDVSKMQYIDMFTWLRGDILLKADKMTMANSLELRVPFLDKEVFDVASKIPTEFKIANGTTKAILREAARGIVPDHVLDRKKLGFPVPIRHWLKDEMHDWAINIINESKTEHLIDKQYVLNLLEAHCADKGDYSRKIWTVLAFMVWHQIYVEHKYDTNKFHEETKRAYSLV, encoded by the coding sequence ATGTGTGGTTTTGTAGGATGTTTATGTGAAAACCCTAGAGAGTTTTCAGAAACAGAAAAACATCAATTTGAAAATATGAACACGATGATTTTCCACCGCGGTCCAGATGACGAAGGATATTTTCGTGATGAACATGTACAATTTGGCTTCCGCCGTTTAAGCATCATTGACTTAGAGGCAGGACATCAGCCGCTAACTTATGAAAATGATCGATATGTAATTATTTTTAATGGTGAAATTTACAACTATGTAGAATTACGTGAAATGTTACTTGAAAAAGGTGCAACGTTTGCAACACAATCGGATACAGAAGTTATCATTGCATTGTATGCGCATATGAAAGAAAAATGTGTAGACTATCTTCGTGGTATGTTTGCATTTATGATTTGGGATCGTGAAGAGAAGAAACTTTTCGGTGCACGTGACCACTTCGGTATTAAACCTTTATACGTCGCACAACAAGGTGATACTACATTCTTCGCATCTGAGAAGAAAAGTATTATGCATGTGATGGAAGATAAAGGCGTTAATCCAACGTCACTACAACATTACTTTACGTACCAATATGGTCCAGAGCCAGAAACATTAACAATTGATGTTAATAAAATCGAGCCTGGTCATTATTTCGTAAAAGAAATCGGTAAAGAGATGGAAATCCATCGCTACTGGAAACCTTATTTCAATGCTTCAAGCGCAACGAAAGAGGAGCATATCCAAGCAATTCGTGATGTGTTATATGATTCAGTAAAAGTGCATATGCGCAGTGATGTACCAGTAGGTTCATTCTTATCTGGTGGTATCGATTCATCTATTATCGCTTCTATCGCAAGAGAAATGAATCCAAATCTTTTAACATTCTCTATTGGTTTTGAACAACGTGGTTTCAGTGAAGTTGATGTTGCCAAAGAAACTGCTGAGAAATTAGGCGTTAAAAATCATAACGTATTCATTTCAGCGAAAGAGTTTATGGATGAGTTCCCAAAAATCATTTGGCATATGGATGATCCTTTAGCAGATCCAGCAGCTGTACCATTGTACTTCGTTGCAAAAGAAGCACGTAAGCATGTAACAGTTGTTCTTTCAGGTGAAGGTGCAGACGAGCTATTTGGTGGTTATAATATTTATCGTGAGCCAAACTCACTAAAAATGTTCTCTTACATTCCTAGCCCAGGTAAGAGCGTTCTAAAAGCATTAAGTGGTGCTCTTAAAGAAGGCTTTAAAGGAAAGAGCTTCCTAGAGCGTGGATGTACGCCAATTGAAGAGCGTTACTACGGAAACGCGAAAATCTTCCGTGAAGAAGAGAAAGTTGAATTAATGAAGTATTACAATGAAAGTGTTAACTATATGGATATCACGAAACCATTGTATAACGAAATTAAAGATTATGATGATGTAAGCAAAATGCAGTACATTGACATGTTCACATGGTTACGCGGTGACATTTTATTAAAAGCTGATAAAATGACAATGGCAAACTCATTAGAACTTCGTGTACCGTTCTTAGATAAAGAAGTATTTGATGTTGCATCTAAAATTCCAACTGAATTTAAGATTGCTAACGGAACTACGAAAGCTATTTTACGTGAAGCAGCACGCGGAATCGTTCCAGATCACGTATTAGATCGTAAAAAACTTGGATTCCCAGTACCAATTCGTCACTGGTTAAAAGACGAAATGCATGATTGGGCTATCAATATTATAAACGAGAGTAAAACAGAGCATTTAATCGACAAACAGTATGTATTAAACTTACTGGAAGCACATTGTGCAGATAAAGGCGATTATAGCCGTAAAATTTGGACTGTACTTGCGTTTATGGTATGGCATCAAATTTATGTTGAGCATAAATACGATACGAATAAGTTCCACGAAGAAACGAAACGTGCGTATAGCTTAGTTTAA
- a CDS encoding ABC transporter substrate-binding protein, translating into MTRTKNILILCVMLLMVVIAGCGKEEEKKDKDTSVKAKDSYNVKHAMGETTVSGTPKRVVVLTNEGAEALLTVGVTPVGTTKPRAGDEWYPHVAKELKNTKVVGTERDINLEAVMKLQPDLIIGNKMRHEKIYEQLKEIAPTVYAETLRGDWKENFTLYTKAVNKEKEGQNALNDYKKRIAGIKEQLGDKVNSKVSIIRFVPGDVRIYQKNSFSGVVLNDIGFKRPPLQDKDEFAIKGITKEQIPNMDGDYLFYFTSDKDADKNNEGNTLAKEWTEDPLFKQLQASKDNKVFQVDEVIWNTAGGIVAANLMLDDIEKYFLK; encoded by the coding sequence ATGACACGCACTAAAAATATTCTTATACTTTGCGTTATGTTACTAATGGTCGTAATCGCAGGGTGCGGTAAAGAAGAAGAGAAGAAAGATAAAGATACATCTGTAAAGGCAAAAGATTCATATAATGTAAAGCATGCAATGGGCGAAACGACAGTAAGTGGTACACCAAAAAGAGTTGTTGTTTTAACAAATGAGGGTGCTGAGGCACTTTTAACTGTTGGGGTAACGCCAGTTGGAACGACAAAACCACGAGCTGGTGATGAATGGTATCCTCATGTAGCAAAAGAGTTAAAAAATACGAAAGTAGTAGGAACTGAGCGTGACATTAATTTAGAAGCAGTAATGAAGCTTCAGCCAGATTTAATTATCGGAAATAAAATGCGTCACGAAAAAATATACGAGCAGTTAAAAGAAATCGCACCAACAGTATATGCTGAAACATTACGCGGTGATTGGAAAGAAAACTTTACACTTTATACTAAAGCTGTAAATAAAGAAAAAGAAGGGCAAAATGCTCTTAATGATTATAAAAAGCGTATTGCGGGAATAAAAGAACAATTAGGTGATAAAGTTAACTCTAAAGTTTCAATTATTCGCTTCGTCCCTGGTGATGTTCGTATTTATCAAAAAAATTCATTCTCAGGCGTTGTATTAAATGATATCGGATTTAAACGACCACCATTACAAGATAAAGATGAATTTGCGATAAAAGGAATTACAAAAGAGCAAATTCCAAATATGGACGGGGATTATTTATTCTATTTCACATCGGATAAAGATGCGGATAAGAATAATGAAGGAAACACGTTAGCGAAAGAATGGACAGAAGATCCACTATTTAAACAGTTACAGGCTTCTAAAGATAATAAAGTATTCCAAGTAGATGAAGTGATTTGGAATACCGCAGGTGGTATTGTAGCTGCAAACCTTATGTTAGATGATATTGAAAAATATTTTCTAAAGTAA
- a CDS encoding MurR/RpiR family transcriptional regulator, with protein MPGTRSGLGKIQASLNGLSPKLRSIAEHILEHPQDVVHKSITELAEVTNSSEATIFRLCKHLGFQGFQDLKITLAREIVHTPMQNIHEEVSAEDSMVTVAKKVFHSHITGLQDTLHLLNDTALEQAVKVLQDTSRIEFYGNGGSGIIAMDAYHKFMRTGISCIAHTDSHFQIMGAGLLTKEAVVIAISHSGSNKGLLEALEVAKARGARIIAITSYQKSALSQLADITLYTSTRETEFRTEASSSRLAQLSLLDTLYVGLSLQRQEETLQNLQSIRETISMKRI; from the coding sequence ATGCCAGGTACAAGAAGTGGGCTTGGGAAGATTCAGGCTTCGTTAAACGGTTTATCACCGAAATTGCGAAGTATTGCTGAACATATATTGGAACATCCACAAGATGTTGTACATAAATCTATTACAGAATTAGCTGAAGTTACGAATAGCTCCGAAGCTACGATATTCCGCTTATGTAAGCACCTTGGTTTTCAAGGGTTTCAAGATTTAAAGATTACATTAGCTCGTGAAATTGTACATACTCCAATGCAAAATATTCATGAAGAAGTATCGGCGGAAGATAGTATGGTAACTGTTGCTAAAAAAGTTTTTCATTCGCATATTACAGGACTGCAAGATACATTGCATTTGCTAAACGATACAGCACTAGAGCAAGCTGTAAAAGTATTGCAAGATACAAGCCGTATTGAGTTTTATGGAAATGGTGGTTCCGGTATTATTGCGATGGATGCATATCATAAATTTATGAGAACTGGTATTTCTTGTATTGCTCATACAGATTCACATTTTCAAATTATGGGTGCGGGTTTACTAACTAAAGAAGCAGTGGTCATTGCAATTTCTCATTCTGGTAGCAATAAAGGGTTACTGGAAGCGTTAGAAGTAGCAAAAGCAAGGGGAGCTCGCATTATTGCGATTACGAGCTATCAGAAATCAGCATTAAGTCAACTTGCTGACATAACACTTTATACTTCTACACGCGAGACGGAATTCCGTACAGAAGCTAGTTCATCAAGATTAGCACAGTTAAGTTTATTAGATACTTTATATGTTGGATTATCGTTACAACGCCAAGAAGAAACATTGCAAAATTTACAAAGCATACGTGAAACAATTTCGATGAAACGAATATAA
- a CDS encoding nitroreductase family protein, translating to MNYEDFKEVIHGRRSVRKFTEQEVSTSDIKEIIDCARYAPSDTNSQTWEFLVIMNREKIKEIEQMTWDALHKLAAKAAENGEEKAGKLLTRSFGPYATAFSEAPVLIVCLATPYESKFREKIFDPIAFVPDSVWEEEGIKSSCLAAQNLMLAAHAKGLGTCPMTGPVLLAQDELRQYLQIEPEKQINMVVSLGFPKDKPKKLPRKEVDEITTFVF from the coding sequence ATGAATTATGAAGATTTTAAAGAAGTAATTCACGGTAGACGAAGTGTTAGAAAGTTTACAGAACAAGAAGTATCCACTAGTGATATAAAAGAAATTATTGATTGTGCTCGTTATGCACCAAGTGATACGAACTCACAAACGTGGGAGTTCTTGGTCATTATGAACCGAGAGAAAATTAAAGAAATTGAACAAATGACATGGGATGCATTACATAAACTTGCGGCAAAAGCGGCAGAAAACGGAGAAGAGAAAGCAGGGAAATTACTTACACGTTCTTTCGGACCATATGCAACAGCTTTCTCGGAGGCGCCAGTATTAATCGTATGTTTGGCAACGCCATATGAATCAAAGTTTCGTGAAAAGATATTTGATCCAATTGCTTTTGTTCCAGATTCAGTTTGGGAAGAAGAAGGAATTAAGAGTAGCTGTTTAGCAGCACAAAATTTAATGTTGGCTGCACATGCGAAGGGGCTTGGTACTTGTCCGATGACAGGACCAGTATTGTTAGCTCAAGATGAACTACGACAATATTTACAGATTGAGCCTGAAAAACAAATAAACATGGTTGTTTCACTTGGTTTTCCGAAAGATAAGCCGAAGAAACTTCCAAGAAAAGAAGTAGATGAGATTACAACATTTGTTTTTTAA
- a CDS encoding SCO family protein encodes MKRYQKIIGLMVVFCLFVLAGCSESGSKLRKPLNWDLETFQFTNQDGKSFGTKDLKGKVWVADFMFTNCQTVCPPMTANMAKLQKMAKEEKLDVQFVSFSVDPDLDKPENLKAFIQKFTEDTSNWNLLTGYSLEDITKFAKDNFQSLVDKPENGQVMHGTSFYLIDQNGKVMKKYNGISNTPYEDIIRDMKRLAD; translated from the coding sequence ATGAAGCGTTATCAAAAAATAATTGGTCTTATGGTTGTATTTTGTCTCTTTGTACTTGCTGGATGTAGTGAATCAGGTTCAAAGCTTCGTAAACCATTGAATTGGGATTTAGAAACTTTCCAATTTACAAATCAAGATGGAAAGTCATTTGGTACAAAAGATTTAAAAGGGAAAGTTTGGGTTGCAGATTTTATGTTCACAAACTGTCAAACAGTTTGTCCGCCAATGACTGCTAATATGGCAAAACTGCAAAAGATGGCAAAAGAAGAGAAATTAGACGTTCAGTTTGTTTCATTTAGTGTAGATCCAGACCTTGATAAGCCGGAGAATTTGAAGGCTTTCATTCAAAAGTTCACAGAGGATACTAGTAACTGGAATTTATTAACGGGTTATTCGTTAGAAGATATTACAAAGTTTGCAAAAGATAATTTCCAATCACTTGTAGATAAACCTGAGAATGGTCAAGTTATGCATGGTACATCATTTTATTTAATTGATCAAAATGGAAAAGTAATGAAAAAGTATAATGGTATTAGTAATACGCCGTACGAAGACATTATACGTGATATGAAGCGATTAGCGGATTAA